A stretch of the Candidatus Methylomirabilota bacterium genome encodes the following:
- the thiE gene encoding thiamine phosphate synthase codes for MIPWQICRLCVITDRELRRGLSHVEIAMQAVKGGASMIQLRDKAAGPRQLLYEARQITQLCRAHGVAFIVNDRLDLALAADADGVHLGQDDLPPWKARTLLGTGKILGVSTHSIEQAIRAAEQGADYLGIGPLFATATKATGYEPVGCDTIRQLRARLPLPIVAIGGISLSNVGEVIRSGAAGVAVISAIVGTDDITTA; via the coding sequence TTGATTCCTTGGCAGATATGCCGCTTGTGCGTCATCACTGATCGTGAGTTGCGACGTGGGCTGAGTCACGTTGAAATAGCGATGCAAGCCGTAAAAGGTGGCGCATCGATGATCCAGCTTCGGGACAAGGCAGCCGGACCGCGTCAGCTTCTGTACGAGGCTCGCCAAATTACCCAACTGTGTCGGGCGCACGGGGTTGCCTTCATTGTGAATGACAGGCTGGATCTGGCGCTCGCGGCTGATGCCGACGGTGTCCACCTTGGGCAGGATGACCTGCCTCCATGGAAGGCCCGCACGCTCCTGGGGACAGGCAAGATCTTGGGGGTTTCGACTCACTCCATTGAACAGGCCATCAGGGCCGCAGAGCAGGGGGCCGATTATCTCGGCATCGGGCCGCTCTTCGCGACAGCCACGAAAGCGACCGGGTACGAACCGGTTGGCTGCGACACGATTCGACAACTGCGGGCCCGGCTCCCTCTCCCGATCGTGGCCATCGGTGGCATCAGCTTGAGTAACGTCGGAGAGGTCATACGGTCTGGGGCTGCTGGTGTTGCGGTGATCTCGGCGATCGTCGGCACTGATGACATCACGACGGCT